The genomic region TCAGACACATTTGAAGGTGAAGGTGCATTAACAATAGCAGTTAACTTTGTTTCTGTTGGGTGAAGACCTTGTGCATCTATGCGGTATCCTAAGTATTCTACAGACTCCTGGAGAAAGTGACACTTGGACAATTTTACTCGCACCCCAGATgcttttaattttgataaaaccTTATCTAACAATGCCAAATGCTCTTCAACAGATGAACCTGTaattaaaatgtcatccagaAAACAGACCACATGATCGATTCCTTGAAGAATCTGATCCATTGCATGCTGAAAAATTGCTGGTGCTGTAGATACTCCAAATGGTAAGCGCTGGTATTGGAATAAACCCTTGTGTGTGTTGATGGTAAGGAATGTCTTTGAATCTGGGTCCAGCTCTAGCTGTTGATAGGCATTTGATAAATCAATCTTGCTAAAATATTTACCTCCAGCAAGTGTAGCAAACAAGTCCTCTACATTTGGTAGTGGGTAAGGTTCTGGTTCAATACAGCGATTGACAGTGACCTTGTAGTCACCACAAAGTCTAATAGTTTTGTCCTTTTTGGGGACCACTACAATTGGGGCAGCCCAGCTGCTGTGTTTGACACGTGACACAATACCATAATGTTCCATTCTTTCTAGTTCTTTCTCCACAGGTTCTTTAAGGGCATATGGCAAGGGACGTGGCTTATGAAAAATGGGCTTTGCACCTGAATTTACAGTGATAGTTGCCTTTAGCCCCTTAATACTGCCAAAGTCTTCCTTAAAGAGAGAGTCATGTTTACTCAGGACCTGTTCCAGATTTTTGTGAAAGGTAGCTTCAGTTTGTTTGATAGTAAATATTTTAGCCCAATTCAGCTTTAAGTGCTTCAACCAATTTCTGCCCAAAAGAGTGGGCCTGTCACTCTTCACAACCACTAAAGGCAATATAAATGACTGACCTTCATATGTGACTGGCGCTTGGATCTGTCCAAGTACAGGAATCTTCTCTCCAGTATAAGACGTGAGGTGTAAAGGTGAGTTCTGCAATGCTATTCCACCTAAACAGTTCTTGTAAACAAACTCTGATATTAGTGATACAGATGCACCTGTGTCCAGTAACATGTTTACTGGATGCCCATCAATTTCCAGCTTAATATGTATGCCATCATCTCCCCTATGCGTAGTATTGACTGTATTCAGGTCTGTGCAGTCACTTTCCTGACGGTCACAATTAGTCACGTATTGCGCCCTGCGCCTGCCTGGTTTGCTCCTGCAGACACGAGCAATGTGACCTAACTTCCCACAATTTCTACAGGTTTCTGATTTATATCTGCAGTTCTGTTGCTGATGCTGGCCCCCACAGCGGTAGCATGAATTGACCCTTTGTGTCTGAAATGCTTGCTCGCCTGTAACTGACATTGTAGGTGGTTGTGGTGAATTTGGTGAAGTGGGTTTAGACCATGTAGTTATTTTAGGGAGATCTGTAAATGAACAACTATTTAGCTCTTTGAATTGCTGAGAGTCACTCCTGGTTAATTCTATAGCCAAGGCAATGTTACAAGCAGACTTGAAGGTGAGATCTGTTTCATTTAGCAGCTTATGCAGGTAGAACTCATCATGGAGGCCACACACAAACTTATCTCGCAAAGCCTGATCCAGGAATGTACCAAATTCACAGGAGGCAGATAGCCGTTTTAAATCCAAAATATAGTCTGCAAGGCTCTCCCCCATGTTGTGATTTCTCCCATAAAATCTAAAGCGTTCAGCAATGATGATACGCTGGGGTTTATAATGCTGAGAGAGGGTCTCTGTTATTCTCTCATATGACAATTCAGTGGCCTTTGCAGGAGTTATAAGAGTTTTAAGGAGACTGTAGGTTTTTGCTGGTAGTGTAGCAAGTAAAATATCTGCTTTCTTTTCCTGACTAACATCATTTGCAGACAGCcatctctcaaatctttccaaaTAAGGCTCAAATTCTTCAGCAGATTCTGAAAACTCTGGGACTTTCCCAATGGCAGACATTGTAAGAAGTTACTCACTGTGCAGAGAAGAATTATGCAGCCTGTGCAGCCTGTTTGCTCTGCAGCTGAGTCTGTTTCTGAGTCCAGTAACACAAATCCTCGTTGCCACTGTAATAAACTGctggctagcagtgggttaatgattctactgtgttagttcaggtaagTAGTCAGATACACCCTGGAACTTTtggtatatttattagaacatggcaggtagATCTGGCCTGCTCCATGCTTGCTCTCAGCTTAACAGGAAGCAcacaaaacaggaacaggaatatgatcatcaagcaatggcaaaacagcagaatGCCCTTAACCAGAATGTcttcacaagcaggttactacaatatagTCAATCCTTATCATATGAATGAGGTAGTGATGTCATTGGGGATATCAATATTAATTGGGGATATTACTTACCTAACTCTGGATTAATCTGAACAGTTTTTTGGGAAAGTTGAACTTGGCAAGACCTGCCATTACCAGGCAGCAACATGCCTTAGAGATTCCAGCAAAGTCTGCACTTTAGGTTGTAAGCTCTCTTATTGTTTATTACATTAATgtgcatattatattatattatagtgcaTTGGCACTCTATACATGAATGAGCTACGGACTGAGGAACTTTCTCCATGTGTGATCCCAAGCACAGTATTCACTCAGCCCAAGCCAATTTGGAGCTCAACAATACAGCATAAGAGGGAGGTTTTGGACCACCTACCCTTCTGCATAACAAGGTGAGTGTTTGATCTTAAACAGCGCAgttctgacccccccccctcatccCCTAGCGCTTATCTTTTCCTACTCTTTTCCTACTCTGGAGGGGGTCTGGGGGGCTGCAAtcggtgctgctgcctgaggcaagtttttcAAGTCACTTCATTGGGGCAGTGCTCCTGGCTGGTCTTACAGTAAATGTGTTTTGGAAGTGCCACAAGCTAAGCATTCAATACAGTAGAGTTCTGTGTGTTTCACTCCTGGGTGCAGCCAACAGGACTCCCATTAACCATATTAAGGTGGCACAGTCGTGATCCAATGGCAAGGTTTAATGTGGGCTTAACATAGTCATAGTGTCTGCATTAATACAATTCTTAGCACACTATCCCTTGCATCCTAAGGAAGGTAATATTGgagttgtattattattaatgataaacCTGTTTTTATTTCTGGCACCTTCAAAATCAATATCATCTTATAATGACTGTTGGGAACAGTAGAACAGTAGTTGCTCAACAGCTAGAGAACCACAGGTTAACTCTCCATGTAGCTGACCCGGCTGCCTGACCCGTTGAGCTATTACATTGTACCATTCCTCTATAATGCTGTATGTATTGATCGTGAATGCAGCT from Xenopus laevis strain J_2021 chromosome 1S, Xenopus_laevis_v10.1, whole genome shotgun sequence harbors:
- the LOC121399163 gene encoding uncharacterized protein K02A2.6-like; translation: MSAIGKVPEFSESAEEFEPYLERFERWLSANDVSQEKKADILLATLPAKTYSLLKTLITPAKATELSYERITETLSQHYKPQRIIIAERFRFYGRNHNMGESLADYILDLKRLSASCEFGTFLDQALRDKFVCGLHDEFYLHKLLNETDLTFKSACNIALAIELTRSDSQQFKELNSCSFTDLPKITTWSKPTSPNSPQPPTMSVTGEQAFQTQRVNSCYRCGGQHQQQNCRYKSETCRNCGKLGHIARVCRSKPGRRRAQYVTNCDRQESDCTDLNTVNTTHRGDDGIHIKLEIDGHPVNMLLDTGASVSLISEFVYKNCLGGIALQNSPLHLTSYTGEKIPVLGQIQAPVTYEGQSFILPLVVVKSDRPTLLGRNWLKHLKLNWAKIFTIKQTEATFHKNLEQVLSKHDSLFKEDFGSIKGLKATITVNSGAKPIFHKPRPLPYALKEPVEKELERMEHYGIVSRVKHSSWAAPIVVVPKKDKTIRLCGDYKVTVNRCIEPEPYPLPNVEDLFATLAGGKYFSKIDLSNAYQQLELDPDSKTFLTINTHKGLFQYQRLPFGVSTAPAIFQHAMDQILQGIDHVVCFLDDILITGSSVEEHLALLDKVLSKLKASGVRVKLSKCHFLQESVEYLGYRIDAQGLHPTETKLTAIVNAPSPSNVSELRSFLGLLNYYGRFLPNLSTLLQPLHELLQKDTKWVWSAQCEKAFQDAKQRLTNSKWLAHYDPSKPLRLACDASPYGVGAVISHILPNGEEHPIAFASRTLTQTERNYAQIEREALSIIFGIKKFHKYLYGRKFSLVTDHKPLLAILGPKSAIPTLAALRMQRWALLLLAYDYDIVYRRSQDHGNADALSRLPCPYTTDVQDESVIFQVSFADELPISCKDIAAATSRDPLLAKVWDFTSTGWPNYSSDKILKPYFEKRDELSMDQGCLLWGIRVVIPPKYRQRLLHELHEGHPGVNRMKARARGYLWWPGLDQDIENFVSQCTACASVQNQPPTAPLHPWTWATSPWERIHIDYAEINQQTFLLVIDSYSKWLEVLPTKISTSEKTITLLHNLFASYGLPKELVSDNGPQFTSQEFQYFLKQNGIKHKLTPPYHPASNGAAERAVQTFKKAWMKHSVASESAGTTGELRLCRFLFSYRNIPHSVTESTPAELFLKRHLQSRLDLFKPSLADTVEKHQKQQVRAHNSSRQRHKDFYPGDKVLVRDFRHSGCLWSPGTICHRRGPLTYEVQIGNCHVHVHVEHLVPDKSVSPVPPSFSTIDFQVPVAPLQELPDVNNRSNPISATASECERRYPIRARKPPERLDL